The following nucleotide sequence is from Methanobacteriaceae archaeon.
TTTATCTTTTGAGGAAAATAGCTCTTCACCATCTATTACATTTACATATATTCCATCTTCATAAAAATCACAGTATTTTCCGCTAAATGCTTCTTCATCAATTGAAAGCTGTGTTACTTCAAATTCTTTTGTTATATCATCAGTTTCAAGATACTTTTGATGTTTTTCTTCTGCTGTATAAAAGAAAAAAATAGGGGATGTCTCAATAGCTATTTTTTTAGCTTTTAGGAATTTTTTTATTATTTTTTCCTGATTTGGACTTTGCCAGTAGATTCCACACCTAAGATAAGATTTAGTCTTCTTAAATGGATCAATCATGGTGTAATATTCATCTAACAGTTCACTTAAAGAAATTAACTGTGGATTGAATGTAACTTTAACTGTTAGAGTATGACCTGTTTTTTGCCCAATCACCATTTCAAATGTTGGAGAAATGGTATTTCCATTAGCATATCCTACTTCTGTTTGATTAACTCCATTTAATCTGGAAAGTTTAGATTCAAGTTGCCAAAAGCATCCTCCCGCTAAATAAATAACTTCCTGTTTTGTAAACATAATTTATAATTTGATTTCTAAACATAAAATATTTTTATTAGATTGTCTATAATTAATTAATAGAATTGGAGGAAACCTCATGTTTTATAGTACAATAATGAAAATTGATTCAATTGATAGATTAAGGGATATTAGGGATGCATTACTTGTTGAACAAGGTATTAACCCTACTCGTCAAGGAGAACATGCTATAAAAGTGGTTGTTGAGAGAATTGATGAGATTCAAGCTACTTTAGATAAATCCGCAACTAAAAACAGAAACAGAAAAAGATAAGTGATTATTGTGATTAGACGTGTAACAAGTGGCAGACGATTACTTAGAAAAAGAATGTATAAACCACCTCATACTCGTCACAAAAATGCCACATATCATCGTGAAAATAAAAACCTTGCAAAACCCCATCAAGAGAAGTTTAAGGATATGAACTGTCCTATTGTAAAAGTTAAAAGAAGACCTAAACGTGAAGTGATGGGTGGTTTTAAAATGTCTTACAGATACAAATTTTATGATGTTGTAGAAGAAGACATTGAAGAATCAGATGAAACATCTGATTAACTTTTTTTCTTTTTATCATTCTTTCGAACTAATATATTCATAAATAGTTTTCCCATCATCAGTTAAGGAATATAGTTTTCCTTTATGAATATTCGGAGTAGCACAATAAACAATATCTTGTTTTTTTAATTGTGCCAATAAATTACTTACGTGATTTGTTCGAACACCTATTGCGGTTCCTATTTGTTTTGGTGTATATAAGTTATATTTCATGTATAATACGATATTTCGTCTGTGTTCGGATCCTTGAACAAATGCTATTTTTTCTAATATTTTTTCATCCTTGCACATATTGTATACTTTTGTTTCACTTTAAAGTTATTGATTTATATGTTATTACACATACATAGTACATTAATAACAACCTTTTAGCACACTTAAACAAAATGAGGTGTTTTTTGTGGATAGCTTAGTAAAATATGTTTTAAAATCATCATACCGGGTTCGTGTAATTAAAGCTATTGGTCGGGATGTAAAAATGCCGTCTCAAATTGCGATTGATAGTAATGTTTTAAATAATCATATAAGTAGAACATTAAAACAGCTTAAAGAACATGGTCTGGTTGAGTTGATAAATCCTGAAGCACGCTGTGGCAGATTATATAGACTTACAGATAATGGATTGGCAGTATTAGAAAGTATTAATTTAAAAAAATAGTATAATAAAGTTTTAAATAACTTTATTTTAATAATTCTTGTTTTGAAATAGTTTTATTTTGAGAGTGTATATCTAAAATAATTCCTGAAAACTCATCATCATTTTTTGCAAGCTCTCTAAAAAGTTCAATAGAAACTTCACAAGGTTCATAATCAGATAATTCCAAATATTCATATCCTTTTTTGTATTCTTCAGTATTGGAAAATACGATTATTTTAAAATCTTGCGGACTTCCACATACAAGAAAATCCTTTTCATGATCTTGACCAATAGCTGGGCAAATAAATTTCATATTAACACCTAAAAACTTGCATTTCTGTCCATATTGAAGTTTTGTGAATGTGGATTAATTACAAAACCCTGGAAATCTTCATCTTCATCAGCTATTTTGGATATGTCCTGTGGAGTGATAACTTTCATTTCAAGTTTGTCTAAGAATAATTTAGATATTTTTGCACTTCCAACAGCATATTCCCTGATGTCTGTAAAAATCGGAAGAATGTATTCATTCCCGGTTTTATTTAGAGTTAATTTTACAAAATCTTCTCTCTCATCAATTAATGTAAAATAAATTTCTTCAGGAAATGTATTTATGATATTTTGTTTAATAGCTTCAAGTTCAAGAGCATTTTCGCTCTTGAGCTTTTTTACCATATCAGCATATATTTGAATATATTCTTTTAATTGGCTTTTAGAAGCTTTAACATTGTTTTTTTGATAATCTTCGTAATCTTTAAGATTCATATTTATTCACAACATTCGTGAACATCTTCGCCGCCGATAACGAAGTCCCATTGAGGTGCGTTAATAGCAAGTCCAATGAATTGTTCATCTTCAGAGTATTCGGAGATGATTTTATGACCGATTTTTTTGTCACATACAAATTCATTTTCACCGAATTGTTCTTTGAACATTTCAATAGCTTCATTTGCTTCTTCTTCATCGGTGTAAACAGGAATTACGAATTCTTCTACTTCATCATCTTCATCGCTGATGATTAAAGCAACAATTTCTTTTTCTTCGCTATTTGCATTGGATACAATAATGAATTCTTCATCAAATACAACGTGTTCGATTTCGTGGTAAATTTCACCTAACTGTTCGATTTGTTCTTTGTGTTCTTCTTCAAAAGATTCATCGAGTTCTTCTGCATCTCCTAATGTTTTTTCGATTTTTTCGTTTAAGTCATCGTCGAGTTCAATAAATTTTTTAACTAAGTCTTTAACTTCGCTCATTGTATCACCATAATGTAATAATCATTAAAATAAGTATTTTTTTTAAAACAAATGAACATTCTCTTCCTAAACACCACTAAAGGAATGCAAACGAATGCTCATTTCAACCATCACCATTGTTCATATTATAAAAAAATAGTATATAACAATATGAACAATAATATTTTATAATTTTAATATATATAAATGTTAAGGTTTAATTTTGGCTTTCATTAATTTTTATGGCTTTTTAGGTAATTTTATTGTACTTATTTTTAATTTACATATTTGAATATCATTCTTGATATAATGTAATTTTTCTAATTTTATTTTGTTTGTTGGCATTAGAATGCTATTTTATATAAATTAATTAATTAATCTTTTATATTATTAAGTCTAAAATAACTATGTACATAATAAGTTAATTTTAACAAAGTACATTGATTGCAATTTGATTTTTTTAAATTCAATCAATACAATTTATGGTTTTTTATAAAAAATGTATAGGAAAAATGGTGTAATAAATGAATATTAATGACAATATGAAATTGGGTTTAATTGCAGCTGTATCTATTATAGCTCTTTTTGTTTTATCCTTATTTATTTCCCAAGCACCAGCTAACGATGATAATGCTATTCGTTTTGGTATTTTAACATTATTACCACCTTTAGTTGCTATTGGTTTAGCTTTCATTACTAAAGAAACAATTTTATCATTGTTTATGGGTGTATTTGTCGGGGAATTTATGTTATGTGTTAACGATTTAAACATCGTTTCCACTGCTGTTAACGCATTTTTACAAATGGGTTCTCAAATTATATCCTGTATGGCTGATCCATGGAATGCAGGTATTATTCTTCAATGTTTACTTATTGGAGGTATTATCCAATTAGTAACCAAAATGGGTGGTGCAAAAGCTCTTGCAGATACCTTTGCTAAAAGAGCAGATACTCCAAGAAAAGCTCAATTGTTCACTTGGATTTTAGGATTATGTGTTTTCTTCGATGATTATGCAAACTCCTTAATTGTTGGTCCTATTATGAGACCAGTTATGGATAAACTCAAAGTATCTAGACAAAAATTAGCTTTCATTGTTGACGCAACCGCAGCTCCTGTTGCAGGTATTGCTATTATTTCTACTTGGATTGGTTTAGAAATCAGTTTAATCGCTGCTGGTTTCCAATCTGTTGGTGTAACTAACGTTACTGGTTTTGGTATTTTCTTACAAACTATCCCATACAGATTCTACAACATCTTCATTTTAATCTTTATTGTAATTTCTGCAGTAACATTATATGAATTTGGTCCAATGAAAAAAGCAGAACAAGCTGCACGTAAAAGAGACGCAGACGAAAAAGTTATTGTCCCTAACGCACCTGGATTTGACGAAGTTAAACCAGTTGAAGGAATTAAATTATCCATCTGGAATGCTATTATCCCTATTGGTACCTTAATTATTGGTGCTCTTATTGCATTCTACTGGAGTGGATACACTACCATTTTAGGTGGAGAAGATCAAGCTCTTATTGCTATTATGAAAACTGCTCCATTATCATTTAATGGTATTTTCACTGCATTATCTCAATCTGATGCTTCCGTTGCTCTTTTCCAAGCTGCACTTCTTGCTTCTATTGTTGCAATTGTTATGGCAGTTGGTGGAAAAATCCTCACTATTGAAGACGCTATCTCTGAATGGATTGGCGGTATGAAAACTATTGTTATTACCGGTGTAATCTTACTCTTAGCTTGGTCTTTAGGTGGAGTTATTGGTGAAGTCGGAACTGCTTCTTACTTAGTAGGAGTTCTTAAAAACGCATTACCACAATTCATCGTACCTTCCTTAATCTTTATCTTAGGTGCATTGATTTCCTTTGCAACCGGTACTGCATACGGTACTATGAGTATTTTAATGCCTTTAGCAATTCCATTAGCTTGGGCTGTAAGTTCTGGAGATATGTCCTTTACCATTGTATGTACCAGTGGTGTATTAACTGGAGCTATTTTCGGAGACCACTGTTCTCCAATTTCAGATACTACAATTTTATCATCTATGGGAACAAGCTGTAGCCACATTGATCACGTTCAAACACAAATCTACTACGCTGTATTCGTTGCATGTGTAGCTATCTTTATCGGTTACATCCCTGCTGGTTTAGGTATCTCTTGGTTCATTTCCCTTCCAGTCGGTATAGTTGTATTATACATAGGTCTTAAAGTTTTAGGTGAAAAAGTAGACTTTGATGAAGTAGAGGATTCCTCCTCATAACTTCATTATATTTTTTTAATTTTCAACATAATTTAGTAATGCCTAAAAAATTAGTAGTAATCATCACAAATATGTTTATATGTGCAGTATTTGCATAAAAACTGTCTTTTGGCTGGAAACTTTCCATCATTTATTTTACTTCTAACGTCATGAAGAGTATCAACAGCGTCGCTGATTTCATTTTCATTTAAATATTTGCGTTTGTTGTCTTCATCACAAATATCAAGTAATCTTAAACGCCCATTTTTTGTAAAAAATATTCCAACCTTGGATACTGGCTTTTCATAAACATTTTCAACAAGTAACTTGTAATAGCATAATTCTCTTCTATATTTTGAAAATGTATTTGATTTTGATGTTTTGTAATCAATAATTACTAATTCGCCGTTTTCATCTTCTAAAATTATATCACAAATTCCAGAAAAGCGGTTTTCTTCATCAATTAAATATTCTTCATTAGAATATAGTTTATAATCATTATCAATAAATACTTCTTTAAAAAAAGAACCTAAATTATCAACGTGTTCAGCCAAGTCATATCCGATGTTTTCTTCATGGGAAATCTTTAAAAGTTCGTTGTTTATATCCACGTCCTCCAATTCATCGCCAAATTTTTCAATAAACTTCTCAGCAACTAAATGAACATCACTTCCAAGAGCCATATATTTATTCGGTTCAACTTCAATTTCATCAATATATTGAAATTTGAATTCTCTTGGACATTTTAGATATGAATTGACTTTGGATTTTGATAATTTCATAGTATATGTTTTTATTAAATCCTTTTTAAATAAATTGTTATTATTTAAATACTTTAAATTAAATAATTATAAATAGCTATTTAATAGCATTATATGATTATTTTGGTGATTTAAATGAAAATTGTAGCACTTCAAGGAAGTCCACGTAAAGGTGGAAATTGTGACGTATTAATGGACGAAATGATTAAAGGTATTGAAGAAAACGGTGGAGAAGTAACTAAATATTACTTAGAAGACCAAGAAATCGCTCCATGTAAAGCATGTATGTACTGTGCTGAAAATCCTGACTGTGTACGTAATGATGACGGAAATAAAATTTTAGATGAAATGCTTGAAGCTGATGGTGTAATCTTTGCAACTCCAGTTTACTACGGTCAAATGTCTGCACAAGGTAAATTAATCATTGATCGTTTCTATGGTATCGGCCAAAACCCTAATAAAAGCTTATCTGGTAAAGCAGCATTAATCTTTACTGAAAACCAACCTGAACACACCTACGATGCATACATTGAACTTACCAAAGCATCTCCATTCGAATTTATGGGATATGAAGTTATCGGTCATGTTGATGCAGGTAATGCAGGTCCAGCAGGTATTGTTGCTGAAGAACAAAAAGACAAATTAAAAGAAGCTTATGAACTTGGTTTAAAATTCTAAGCCAACTTCTTAATTATTTTTTTTGGATGATTTTTATGGGTTTAGGTTCTTTATTTAAAAGAAAGAAAAAAGAAGTCGTTGATGAGTCTCATATTGTCATTGATGAGAGTCAATGTGAGGGTTGTGAGAAATGCTGTATTGCATGTCCAAATAATGTTTTTGTAATTGATGAGGATGTATCTAAAGTAAGGAATCATCAGGTCTGTAAAAATTGTAAGGTATGTATAGCAATTTGTCCTAACAATTGTATAACTGTAAATTAATATTGTTTTATTTAAAAATACGGTTAATTATTTTAATAGTTATTACTAATAACTATACTTATTTTTATCAATTCTTTAATATAATTAAAAAGAGTAATTAAAATTGTAGATTTAAACTAAGTAATCTACATTATAATTCAATTTTTTCACTACTTAGCACTTCAATGTCTTCACTTTGAACAAATTCAGCAATGTCTTCATTGAAATTTAAAAAGTGTGGTGACTTCATATGTTTTTTAAGAGATTCAACAGATTCCCATTTTTCAACAAAAGTCAATGAATTATCTTTATCAGATTGTAACAATTCATATTCAATATTTCCATCTTCTAGTTGAGATTCATAAATTAATTCTTCGGAAAGTTCTAAGATACTGTCATGGCAACCTTCTTTAGGTTGGATTTTTGCTAAAATAACAATGAAACTCATTAGTTACACCAATTAAAAATTTAATTTTCTTAATACTTAAATTATTATAATTGATTTTTTCATAAACTACATTAATTAAAAAACAAATATATTAAATTAGTAAAAAATTTTGGAGAAAGAATATGATATATTCAACAGAAATTGAAAATATGTGTCTTGTTCGCAAAGGTGCAAATCACGACCCTGCTCCAATACCTGAAGAAGGTAAATGGGTAAAAGCAAAAGAAATCAGTGACATTTCAGGTTTTACTCATGGTATTGGCTGGTGCGCACCACAACAAGGATGTTGTAAATTAACCTTAAACGTTAAAGATGGTATTATTGAAGAAGCATTAGTTGAAACTCTTGGATGTTCTGGTATGACTCACTCTGCAGCTATGGCAGGTGAAATCTTAGTTGGAAAAACCATCCTTGAAGCATTAAACACAGATCTTGTTTGTGATGCGATAAATACTGCAATGCGTGAATTATTCTTACAAATTGTTTACGGAAGAACCCAATCTGCATTCTCAGAAGGCGGTCTTCAAATTGGTGCTGGACTTGAAGATTTAGGAAAAGGTCACAGAAGCCAAGTAGGAACAATTTATTCAACTAAAGAAAAAGGTCCAAGATATTTGGAATTAACTGAAGGTTACATTACCGAAATCGGACTTGATGAAGATGATGAAATCATTGGATACAAATACATCAACCTTGGTGTCATGTTAGATAACATCAAAGATGGTGTTGATCCATTAGAAGCAATTGAAAAAGCTACTGGCCAATATGGTAGATTTGACAGTGCTGTTAAGAAAATAGACCCAAGGAGTGAATAGATATGAGCTTATTTGAAAGTTATGAAAGAAGAATTGACCAAATCACTCCTGTTTTAGAAAAATATGGAATCAAAGACCTTGATGAAGCAAAACAAATCTGTCTTGAC
It contains:
- a CDS encoding PD-(D/E)XK nuclease family protein: MKLSKSKVNSYLKCPREFKFQYIDEIEVEPNKYMALGSDVHLVAEKFIEKFGDELEDVDINNELLKISHEENIGYDLAEHVDNLGSFFKEVFIDNDYKLYSNEEYLIDEENRFSGICDIILEDENGELVIIDYKTSKSNTFSKYRRELCYYKLLVENVYEKPVSKVGIFFTKNGRLRLLDICDEDNKRKYLNENEISDAVDTLHDVRSKINDGKFPAKRQFLCKYCTYKHICDDYY
- a CDS encoding 4Fe-4S dicluster domain-containing protein, whose translation is MGLGSLFKRKKKEVVDESHIVIDESQCEGCEKCCIACPNNVFVIDEDVSKVRNHQVCKNCKVCIAICPNNCITVN
- a CDS encoding transcriptional regulator: MDSLVKYVLKSSYRVRVIKAIGRDVKMPSQIAIDSNVLNNHISRTLKQLKEHGLVELINPEARCGRLYRLTDNGLAVLESINLKK
- a CDS encoding Na+/H+ antiporter NhaC family protein, with amino-acid sequence MNINDNMKLGLIAAVSIIALFVLSLFISQAPANDDNAIRFGILTLLPPLVAIGLAFITKETILSLFMGVFVGEFMLCVNDLNIVSTAVNAFLQMGSQIISCMADPWNAGIILQCLLIGGIIQLVTKMGGAKALADTFAKRADTPRKAQLFTWILGLCVFFDDYANSLIVGPIMRPVMDKLKVSRQKLAFIVDATAAPVAGIAIISTWIGLEISLIAAGFQSVGVTNVTGFGIFLQTIPYRFYNIFILIFIVISAVTLYEFGPMKKAEQAARKRDADEKVIVPNAPGFDEVKPVEGIKLSIWNAIIPIGTLIIGALIAFYWSGYTTILGGEDQALIAIMKTAPLSFNGIFTALSQSDASVALFQAALLASIVAIVMAVGGKILTIEDAISEWIGGMKTIVITGVILLLAWSLGGVIGEVGTASYLVGVLKNALPQFIVPSLIFILGALISFATGTAYGTMSILMPLAIPLAWAVSSGDMSFTIVCTSGVLTGAIFGDHCSPISDTTILSSMGTSCSHIDHVQTQIYYAVFVACVAIFIGYIPAGLGISWFISLPVGIVVLYIGLKVLGEKVDFDEVEDSSS
- a CDS encoding flavodoxin family protein, yielding MKIVALQGSPRKGGNCDVLMDEMIKGIEENGGEVTKYYLEDQEIAPCKACMYCAENPDCVRNDDGNKILDEMLEADGVIFATPVYYGQMSAQGKLIIDRFYGIGQNPNKSLSGKAALIFTENQPEHTYDAYIELTKASPFEFMGYEVIGHVDAGNAGPAGIVAEEQKDKLKEAYELGLKF
- the msrB gene encoding peptide-methionine (R)-S-oxide reductase MsrB, which translates into the protein MFTKQEVIYLAGGCFWQLESKLSRLNGVNQTEVGYANGNTISPTFEMVIGQKTGHTLTVKVTFNPQLISLSELLDEYYTMIDPFKKTKSYLRCGIYWQSPNQEKIIKKFLKAKKIAIETSPIFFFYTAEEKHQKYLETDDITKEFEVTQLSIDEEAFSGKYCDFYEDGIYVNVIDGEELFSSKDKVKTDSGWPTFTKPINESAITKNRDFSYGRTRIEIRSAKSNSHLGYFVYEGPNGEPRYRINSTSLKFIPKK
- a CDS encoding putative quinol monooxygenase yields the protein MSFIVILAKIQPKEGCHDSILELSEELIYESQLEDGNIEYELLQSDKDNSLTFVEKWESVESLKKHMKSPHFLNFNEDIAEFVQSEDIEVLSSEKIEL